The Streptomyces venezuelae genomic interval GACGCCTGATCGGCCGGACCGGCCGGATCGGTATGACGGACGGCCGCCCAGCCGTGTGACAGGGTGATGGCGGCGCGACTCGAAGGAACAGGGGGTCACTTCGCCTTGATCACCACCGGCGGCGGCACGGGCACGGAGAACGGCACCGAGCGCTCGGAAGGCTCACCCGATGCCGTGGTGAACCTCTACCAGGAGCTGCGCAGGCGCGGGGTGTCCAGCCTCGGCGAAGTGGGGGCCCAACTCCGCCTCTCGCCCGAGGAGTACGAGCGATGTCGATGCGAACTGACGGACCTCGGGCTGATCGTGCCGACCAACCCGGCCCAGCACGGCCCCCGCGCCGAGCTCCGGACGGGACTCCGGGAGGGCGAGGGCGGCCGGCAGCAGGACGGCGACACGGTCGCGGTGATCGACCCGGAGATAGCGCTGCTGCGGCTGCTGCACCGGGAACGTGAGCAGCTGCGCGAGCACCTCGACGAGGCGGACCGCGCGTACGGCACGCTGGAGACCTTGGCGGGGGCCTTCCTGCGGGCCGGTTCCCTCACCCGCTCGGACGCCGATGTGGAGCTCCTGAGCGACTACCGCCGGATCCAGCAGGTCCTCGAGGACATCACGGACGTCATCCAGCACAGCCTGGCCTCGATGCACCCGACGTCGCTCGTCCGGGAGGTGGCGGAGCGCGTACTGAGCCGGGACCGGCGGCAGATCGAGAACGGGGTGCGGGTCCGCGCCATGTACAGCGAGCGGGTCGTCTCCGTGCCGGAGGTGGCGGAGCTGCTGCGGCGCCGGGTCGAGACGGGGGTGGAGGTGCGGATCACCCCCGCCGTCCCGATGACGATGATCATCGCCGACGCGCAGTTCGCGATGGTCCCGGTCGATCCGGCGGAGCCGATGGCGGGTGCGGTACTGGCCCGGGGGCCGGCCCTGGTCCGCTCGTACATCGCGCTGTACGAGCACTGCTGGCACACGGCCTCGCCGTACGGGGACGGCACCACGCCCGAGCAGGGCGGCGACGGGCTCTCGGAGCAGCAGCGGGCGGCGCTGACGATGCTGGCCTCGGGGATGAAGGACGAGAAGATCGCGCGGGGTCTCGGGGTGTCGCTGCGGACGGTCAGCCGCATGCTGTCCGAGCTCATGCAGGAGATGGGCGCGACGAGCCGGTTCGAGGCCGGGGTCCGGGCGCACCGGCTCGGCTGGGTCGACTGAGAAAGCCCGCCAATTGCCGGGCGGAAATACGGAAAAGGCTCCGCGCTCGCCCGACCGGGGGCGATTACGGAGCCTTTTCGGATTCCCTGACGCTCAATTGGCAGGTATCGGCGCCGGGGTGACCTTGTTCCACTCGTTTCCGTTGGACGGGGACGGCGTGGGGGTCGGGGTGGCGGTGGCCGCACCGTCGGCCACCACGTGCTGGGGGGCCGAGTCCGCGCCCGGGGCCGTCGCCAGGGCCGCGCCGCCGGCGACGGCGAGACACGCGGCCGCGGCGAGGGCGAACTGACGGACGGCCTTGCGGATCCCCGTGGCGTGCTCAGCAGACATGATTCCTCCAGGAGTTGGAATGTGAATTCCGCCTTCCGGGGGCCCGTGCCGCCGGGCGTTCCCTGAAGACATCTCCATTCTGTCCCCGCCCCGGAATCCGATCCAGGGATTCCCCGGGCGTGGACCCGCCATGGCGTGGATGCGTCAATGCGCCTTCTGCGCAACGGAATTGGGGCATCCGGAGCTCGCCATACCTTTGGTCGAACCAAAAGAGGTGCTAGACTTGAGCTACGGCCTTCTCGTTCCTCCAGGAGAGAGGGGCCGTCGGGGCAGGGGCGTGCCGCCGCCCCTGCCCCACCCCCGGTAGACGTCGACGGTCCGGCCTGCGGACGCGCGCCAGCTCATCCCCCGCGCGTGGCGGACCGCCCCCTCCCCCATCGCCCGCGCCTCCTCCGGGTGCGCCGCGAGCCACCGCAGCCGCCGCGCGTACTCCACCGGGTCGTGGCCGTGCACCAGAAGCCCCGTCACCCCGTCCCGTACCGCCGTCGGCAGGCCGCCGACCGCCGCCGCGAGCACCGGGGTCCCGCAGGCCTGTGCCTCCAGGGCCACCAGGCCGAAGGACTCGCTGCGCGACGGCACCACCAGCACGTCCGCCGCCCGGTACCAGTCCGCCAGCTGCTCCTGCGGTACGGGAGGGCAGGCCCGCAGCACGTCGGTGACGCCCAGCTCCCCCGCCAGCTTCCAGACCGTCCCCTCACGGGTCGCGCCCGAGTGGCCGCCCACCACCGGCACCAGGAGGCGACGGCGCAGCCCCGGCTCCAGGCGCAGCAGCTCGGCGACGGCCCGTACGAGCACGTCCGGGCCCTTCAGGGGCTGTATGCGGCCGGCGTAGAGCGGGACGAAGGCGTCGGCCGGCAGGCCGAGGCGGGCCCGGGCGGCAGCCCTGCCTCCGGCGGGGCGGAAGGTCCGCAGGTCGACCCCCGGGCGGACGACCTCGGTCCGCTCCCCCGGCGCCCCGTACAGCGTGCGCAGCGCCTCCGCCTCGTCGGTGGTGTTGGCGATCAGCCGGTCGGCGGAGCCGACGACCTGGAGCTCGCCGCGGACGCGGAGCTCGGGTTCGGGGGTGTCGCCCTCGGCGAGCGAGGCGTTCTTCACCCGGGCCAGGGTGTGGGCG includes:
- a CDS encoding helix-turn-helix transcriptional regulator: MITTGGGTGTENGTERSEGSPDAVVNLYQELRRRGVSSLGEVGAQLRLSPEEYERCRCELTDLGLIVPTNPAQHGPRAELRTGLREGEGGRQQDGDTVAVIDPEIALLRLLHREREQLREHLDEADRAYGTLETLAGAFLRAGSLTRSDADVELLSDYRRIQQVLEDITDVIQHSLASMHPTSLVREVAERVLSRDRRQIENGVRVRAMYSERVVSVPEVAELLRRRVETGVEVRITPAVPMTMIIADAQFAMVPVDPAEPMAGAVLARGPALVRSYIALYEHCWHTASPYGDGTTPEQGGDGLSEQQRAALTMLASGMKDEKIARGLGVSLRTVSRMLSELMQEMGATSRFEAGVRAHRLGWVD
- the mshA gene encoding D-inositol-3-phosphate glycosyltransferase, whose amino-acid sequence is MRGPTPQEPHVSLRVAMLSVHTSPLHQPGTGDAGGMNVYMVELSRALAELGVEVDLFTRCRGEGLPPLVELAPGVRVRHLHAGPRGPLPKEAMPDLVVPFSLALLKEDRRYDLVHSHYWLSGQAGRIASVGWRIPLVHTAHTLARVKNASLAEGDTPEPELRVRGELQVVGSADRLIANTTDEAEALRTLYGAPGERTEVVRPGVDLRTFRPAGGRAAARARLGLPADAFVPLYAGRIQPLKGPDVLVRAVAELLRLEPGLRRRLLVPVVGGHSGATREGTVWKLAGELGVTDVLRACPPVPQEQLADWYRAADVLVVPSRSESFGLVALEAQACGTPVLAAAVGGLPTAVRDGVTGLLVHGHDPVEYARRLRWLAAHPEEARAMGEGAVRHARGMSWRASAGRTVDVYRGWGRGGGTPLPRRPLSPGGTRRP